TGATAATGCTGTAAATTCCTTTTTAAACACAATAAGAATAAGGCCTGAGGACTCAAATGCTCTAAATATGATTGGAGTAGCTTTTTTTAAAAAAGGAAATATAAAATCATCAATTAGTTATTATTCAAAGGCAATAGAATTAAATCCCCAGAACGACAAAATCTATAGCAACCTTGCAATTGCATATTCAAAGTCAGGTAATCTTGAAGCTGCTTTATCAACTTACTTAAAGGCCTTAAAAATAGATTCAAATAGTTTTTCTACACTTTTTAATTTAGGAAAAATTTATCAACAAAAAGGTGATTTAGAAAAAGCTTTGGAAACTTTCGAAACAATATTAAAGCTCAAAAATGTTAATTCCCTTGATTTGGTGTTCAATGAAATTGGAATTACCCTACAAAAAAAAGAAGATTTTGATTCAGCTATTAAATCTTACTTAAAAGCAATTAAGCTCAATAAAAATTTAATCCAGGCATACAATAATTTGGGTTATGCTCAATTTGAAATTGAGGATTTTGATTCCGCTACCTCCAGTTTTTTAAAGGCAATAAAACTCAATCCCAAAAATGCAATAGCTAGAAAAAATTTAAGTAAAATCTTTTTACTCAACGGAAATTACAAAGAAGGATTTAAAAATTATGAATACAGGTATAAGCATTCAAACATAAGGATCCTTCCACACGCATCTCCTAACATTCCTATTTGGAGTGGGAAGGATTCAGAAAGGCCTGATAAGTTATTAATTGTTTCAGAACAAGGTTTAGGAGATACCCTTCAGTTCATGAGATTTTTACCTTTATTAAGAAAAAAAGATAAAAAGGTTTATTTTTGTGCTCAAGAAAAGCTTCACGGTTTAATCAGAAATTCAAAAATAGACTTGGATCCATTATCGCCAAATAAAGCAAATAAATTTTCAGAAGGTAAATGGATTCCTTTATTATCACTTCCAAAAATACTTAATTTTCGTCCAAACAATCAACTTATAAAAGCTCCATATATCTATTCTGATGATTATTTAATTAATAAATGGAAATTATTATTTTCTAAATATGAAGAAAAAATAATTGGCATTCATTGGCAAGGGAACCCAGAAACTGAGCAAGGAATTCATAAAGGAAGATCTTTATTACTTAACGAATTTTCAACACTAGCTGAAAATAGTAAATGCAAATTTTTATCATTGCAAAAAGGTTATGGAGAGGAACAATTAAAAGATTGCTTATTTAAGGATAAATTTGTTGATTTTCAAAAAGAGGTCAATGAGATCTGGGATTTTGTTGAAACATCATCAATAATTGAAAATTGTGATTTAATTATTACTTCAGACTCTGCAGTTGCTCACTTAGCTGCTGGCATGGGAAAAAAAACATGGCTACTACTTCAGAAAATCCCTGATTGGAGGTGGGGTTTAAAAGGAAGCGATACCTTCTGGTACGAAAACATGGAAATATTTCGCCAAGTTGAAAGAAATAATTGGCGGGAAGTAATGATAAGGGTTTCAATAAGACTAAATAATTTTTTAAATAATTAAATATGAAAAATTACTCTATTAAAAAAAAAATTATTAATGCCCCAATCTCAATTGGAGAGCTCGTAGACAAAATTACCATCCTTGAAATAAAAAAAAATAAATTACAAAACTCTAAATTGGAAAATGTATTGAAAGAACTTTCTTTTTTGAGAAAATTGATGGAAAAACATCAAATAGAAATAACTGAAGATTTATTTGCCCAGCTTAAAGAAATAAACCTAACATTATGGAACATTGAGGACCAAATAAGAATAAAAGAGAAAAACAAAGAATTCGACAATATTTTTATTGAATTAGCCAGATCTGTTTATTTTAAAAATGATAAACGTGCAGAAATAAAAAAAAGAATAAATCGATTATCTAATTCAGAAATTACTGAAGAAAAGTCATATGCAGAGTACTAAATCCTGAAACCTATATGGTTTGCAATCTTAAAACAAATTTAATAAATCGCTTGGTAAATTAGGAAATTTTTTAATTTCTTCTTTAATAAAATTCTTCATTAATATTTTTTCTTCATCACAAATCTCCATTGCTTTTCCGTAAATAAATTTTTCTTTATTTGGTTTTGTTGGTTGCTGGAACATATTGATCTTAAGTTTATGGCATATATATTCAATGGTTTTTTCAAAGTTATTTTTCAATTCCGAATAATTTACTAAAACTATATTCGATGAATTTCTTGCTGCGTTTTTCGCATCAATTATGTGTGATGCCCATCTCTCAAAATAATTCGTATAATTTTCTATTTGATATCTTTGCGACTGTCCTTTTGGATTAGTTTTAATAAGTTCTAAAGGTGAACTTAACTTAGGGCCTTCCAACCAATTCCATCTATGCAAAAACTTCCAATAAGAAATAAAAACCTCGTCAGGATTCCTATAAATGTATATAACCCTTAATAAATTCTTTTTATGGTCTAAAAGACTTAATGGGAAATGGGACTTAATAATACTGTTAACACAGTGAGCACTATATTCATTTTTACTAATATCCTGTAGAGAAAACAGAAATTTATTCATACTTTCCTTTGAAAAAAAATTAACAACAGAACCCAAAGGCATATAGTCAAAGTTTAAGAATGGATTAACGGTGTATTCAGTACATTCTGAAATTGAGTTCATCATGAAATGAGTCCCGCTTCTTTCATGAGAACATACCATTAATGGGATCTTTACTTTCTCAGAACAAGATAATACAAAGCTTGGACCATTGATCTTGTAATTTACCATTTCAAAAAAAATTCTTTTGCTATAAAAGCAATATTTTGACTATATATTCATCATATTTAAACTATTTCATTCCAACTTTAGGCGGAGCTCACAGGAAGTACTTTGATGTATTTAGTGCCTATTCTTAAAGGGAGGGAAATACTTATATATTGTTGATTAGAAGTAGCTATATTTTTTTCCCTTGCAATTGTTTAGCGATTAAATAATAAAATGCTTATTTAACCTATTTGGCCTTTTTATTTTTTAATATATACAATATTGATTTCTAATATTAATGATTAAGTTTAAAGATAACTTTTCAAGCGAAAGTTTTTACCCAGATAGTAATTATTATCTTGACCAAGATAATACTCCTAAAGAGGACTTAATTTCAGAAGATCAAAAATCCAATATGGGTAAAATTTTTGAATGGCCAAATACCTATTGGTTCATTGCTGAAAGAACAAATGGGAGGCTTGCAATGATAGGTTTCATGGCTGTCATCATTAACTACACCTTATTTGGTTGGATAGCTTATCCAATCCTTTAAATGAGTAATTCTAATTTTGACAAAAATGGTGTAGATAAGTCTGGAACACATTGGCTTCAATATGCTGCTTTTGTTGTAACAGCATTTGCTATTTTTTTTGGCTGGGCATTTTTCAATGATGCCAATTTCCATCAATTCTCTGTAAAAATATTCAAGTTCTGGAATTGTAATGGATATAACCCATTAAGTTATTGCATGATGCGTTGGAAAGTAAACTTTTATCCTTAAAAAAGTAGTGGCTACTAGGTCTTATTGTTTGGTTAATTCAAATAGATAAAGGTTAAAAAAGTTTATCTAAAATACAAATCACAAAGATCAATTTTTAAATATATGTTTATTGATTCTGGGAAGGTTACTTTTAGATGGGGCAAAGAACCACCTTTGATAACAACAAAAAAGAATTAAAGAAAGATGCAGCTAGAGAAGAATAGAAAAATTTAATTGCTCAGGCTTGGAGAAGAACTGAGGAAGATTGGAACAAAAAAAAGCAAGGGCTGCTAATCTCTTAATCGGTGGTCAAATAATACTCAATTACTAACTAATGGCGGCGCAAGTATTAAATGTTTCATACTATTTAAGTTATTTCTGCCGAAGTCGAAGAGTATAAATCTTGCATTTTTGCAACCCAATTTACTTTAAATTCCCAATTATTTTTATTGGTTTTTGATTAGTCATATGTTTTTGAGGAGTTTTCGAGTAATTCATTTAATTCCAGGATTTCTTCTTTACTAAGTTCTCTATATTCTCCTGTTGGAACATCTAACTTAATATTCATAATTCTTACACGCTTTAATGATCGTACTCTATACCCTAAAGCCTCACACATTCTTCTAATCTGGCGGTTAAGTCCCTGTGTGAGTATTATTTTAAAATTTCTTGGACCCAATTGTTTTACGAAACAACTTTTAGTTATTGTGTCTAATATTTCAACTCCATTACTCATGCTTTTAATAAAGTCGTTATTAATAGGACGATTAACTTTTACAATATATTCTTTTTCATGATTATTTCTTGCTCTCAGTATTTTATTTACGATATCTCCATCATTAGTTAAAAAAATCAATCCCTCACTGAGCTTATCTAATCTTCCGATGGGGAAAATTCTTTTAGGATATTTAATGAAATCTATGACATTATTGGGTTCTACTTTTCTATCTGTTGTGCAAACAATTCCTACAGGTTTATTAAAAGCTAAGTATATATTTTTTTGTCTCTTTGATTTTTCTATTCTTTGACCTTTAACTTCGACTTGATCACTTTCTTCTACCTTGGTTCCAATTTCTGGAATTTTACCATTAATGGTTACCTTTCCCTCTAGGATTAATCTATCTGCTTCTCTTCTAGAACAATAACCGACTTCACTTAAATATTTATTTATTCTGGTAGACATTTTGGATGTTTCATTTTTATCTGCACTAAATAAAATAATTTACTAATCTCCTCATATTTTAGATCGGCTGTCAATTTTAGTTAATATTCTCATTATTGAATTTCAAATTATTTTCATCAAAAATTTCTACCGCACAGATTTAACTCTCTTTTTAATTCCAATTTTTTTCAATTTTCCTCCATCCTTTAGAAAGTAATCTTTCATAAATTTCTCTAGCTAAATCTATTTCAACAGAAACTGTATTTGTCATTACTGGTGGTATATTTCCTAATCCCCCCACTATTTTTCCAGTATCTATAAACATATACTCAAAAACTCCATCAATACTCTTATCGTTTTTCATAAATCTTTTAACTTCTGACCTATTTGAATTAATCAACCAATAAGATTTAGCCATTAATCTAACCTTGGGATAAGTAAGCGTTCCATTTAAAACAAACTCATTTGAACAGTATCTTTTTTCTTTAGAACATCTACTAGCCACCCATCAGGGGACCAACTCATCATGATTGCAAATAATCCTTTTAATTCATCTGCATCTTTAACTTGCTCTGTCCATTGTTCCTCATATCCATTAGGAACGATAACAGGCATGCGGTGATGTATAGGTTTAATTAAATCATTTGGATCAGTAGTTAAAACGCAGCAACTCTCAAGTTCTGCTCCATCTGGTGAGGTCCACTTACTCCAAATTCCTCCCAACCAAAAAGTCTCATAATTCGCTTTTCGAACGCGATATTTTTTTTCAAAAAAACCGCTCGCAGGTATTAGGCACCTTTTATGTTTCCAACTTCCACTAAATAATTTTTTTTCTTCTACAGTTTCTGATCTTGCATTAAATGGCCTTGGTCTGCCCTTATCAAATGGGTCTCTCGCCCAAGGAGAAATAAAGCCCCAAGTCATAAAAGTAGTTTTAATTCTTCCTTCGTTTTTAATTACAAGAACAGGATCATTAGGTCTTATTAGATTTTGAGTCTCATATTTAGAATCAAGTCCACTTGGATAGTCTTGTTTCATAACCGTTGGCAAATTCTCAAATTTAGTTTTAAGCTCAAATCTTCCGCACATTGATTTTTAAAATATTTTTAAAACTCACTTAAAAAAAACAGCAAATTTACCTTATTTTAGATCTACTTTCAGTTTTCTCAAATAAAAAACAATTTTTTGATCGTAGAAAGTTTTTTATCTAAATAATTAAAAGAAAATATAGATATTGAAAAGCTTCCTCGAATTTAATTTGAATGTTTCACACTTGAATTATGACAGATCCTATTCTTTATTTATCTATGTTATTGGGACTTGGAGGAGTTTATGTATTAATCACTTCCTTCCATGATGATGACGATGGTGATGATGATGGAGAAAAATATATTTATAATCTCGAATACACTAATTTAGTAAAATAGTTTATGTGTTTATAAAGTCACATTATCTACAAAAAGTTAATTTCAAAAACAGGCTCTATTGAAAATTGTTTTATAGAAGTGACAGAAATATTATGCCTCCTCTACTTAATTCAATAAAACATTATATTCATTTTTAAATTTAGTTGTTGGTCCTCTTTCCGTATATGCTTGTGCCTTAAACCGTACATTTTTATAAGTCGGTTGATGAGCATGCCTAGTTAGAACTTAGTAGTAACAGAAATAAATTAAATGCCTTCAACACCGATCAAATCTTGTAATAAATATGTGTTGAGTTACAAAGATTCATCAAATAAGACACATGAAGTTGGCTTCTACGCACTCGATGCATACGATTGCCTAATGCTTGCGAGAGAATTCAACTCTTACGTACATGAGAATCCAGGATCTGTAATCAGAATCCAACAAAAATTTTGAGGGAATTAATTATGAATTTAAAAAGATCACCATTCGCAATTGAAGATAAAAATGCAAGAGATCTTGATAATGCAAAAGATTATCCAACAATTGCAGATTTAATTAGAGAACAGAAAGTTCCACAAGATGACAGAAATACAGTTCACCATCGTAGAGATTTAGACTCACTCGGTTAGTTACGAGAATGTCTATTTACTAATTTATAAAAATTAACGATCATGATAAATGGCATTTGCGATTCATTCACAAGATAATGTTTTCTTCATCAAGTTTTTTTTAGCTCTATAGGCATATATGCATTATCTCTCTTTATTGCATTAATAGCATATCTATACTTTTCAGATTCATCTAACAGGATTTTTATTAAATTGTATTGACTTTCAATTTCTTCAGAAGAAAATTTTCCCATAAAAAATTTCTACTACGCTTTTATTTTAGATCAACAGTCAAACATTCAAAAGATTAACTATTAGCTAGACACTGCTGCGATTTCTTTATGGACGGAAAGAAATTCTTTATCCGTTAGAACTGGTGTAACTTCAATTTCTACGCCAAAATTATCGACCCAGATACTACTCCATTTCCAAATGTTCTGATGGTTTGAAGATTCAACTATTGCCCAACCATTAGCTCCCTCAGGATTTACTACTCGATTAAGAACTTTAAACCCATCAAATTCATCACCTTCGCACCCTCCTTCAACAAAACCTGCAAAAGCTTCAGCCCCTTGCATATGACTTTCTTGATCTGGAAATTGCCAATGTACGATGTAAGTTTGCATAAATAACATTATTTTTTTAATTATTAATTATCGAATTTAAAAATTAAATAAAAAGTCTTTAAACACTAATTTTAAAGGACTTAAGCCTAGAAGGGAAAAATAGCAAAAAAAAAGGACTCTTACGAGCCTAGGTGATGGGGACTCCTATAATGACAAATTAAACAGACACAAACAACCCCATCAATAGGTAATTTTAAATACTTACAAACACCATATGTAGTGCTAAGATTTTAAAAAGGTTGGGTGATGGGGATTATCCTGCTTTTTGATTGGGGCGAAGCTAACGCCCTTTTTTTATGGAAAAATTTACTTTAATCAATAAATCAAGATCGAGGATTAAAGTATTTGAACCTTTTTAAGATAGTTCTAAGAACTCTTCTATGATTAATGCAATTTTAATCTCTTATGATTGTGTTTATAAGCGATCAAGTAAGCCAGTTATGAAAGGCTCTAGGGTAGAATCTATCGAAGAAGCGATAAACTAATAAAAAAGCTATTAGAGTAAGGGTGGAAAAACATATAGATTCAATAGTTTTTAAAAAAATGGTGAATAGGTACTTTACCTAAAATTTGACATTATTAAAAATTAATTACTAGATAGGCTTCAGAATGAAAGATTGAACATAAAAAAAGATATTTATTCAAATATTAAAGATTCAGATGCTTTGCAAAGTTTTTTTGAATGTATAACTTCTTGTAGCATCAATAGTGAGGGAGTAGATTGCAGAACAGCATGTTATTTAAAACATTTAGAACCAAACAATATCAATTACCCTTTAAAATTTTCATAAGCAAAGCTTATTTATAATTGTTAAATTTCATTGATGTTATTTCCACCTCCTCAAGTTATTTTTGGTCTATTGCTTTTATCTATAGCAGTAGTTCTCATCTGGGATATTAGATACAATCCTTTTGGAGAAGACGAAGACGGGATTTAACCTTCAACTAGGAAGCTGATTTGTAGGTGGTGCGTGAAATTGTCGTTTCTTTCTTTTGAGTCTTTTGTAAGCGACTAAAGAGCCTAATAATAACAATGTAATAGCTATTGAGTTAATCATATAAAGTAGTTTTATACATATAAAAACAAATATGTTCTAAATATCAATGATGAAAGTTATTTTTTCAAAAAGAAACTAATCATAGACTCATTTTTAATATTTAGCTTTGACATTAGGTACCCAAAACAACCAAGAGAAAATGCTTATCTAACCAAAAGTAATTTCTATGCAATGAGAATAAATCACTTTTTCTTATTTCTCATTTGATATTGCAGAACAGCTTTTAGGTGTTGTACTTCTTTTTCTAAAGTCTCAATTCTTTTTTCTAATTCTTCATTAGTTGCCATATTTTCATGAGATAAATTCTTTGATATTTATACCATTAAAAAAGTGACTCGTTATTCATGGCAAACGTCAAATAAGTATTAGAGCCTATTGATTGGAATAATTTCTGTAGATAAATTATGCAGAGTATAAATTTAGGGGTAATTTATGAGCGGAGATTATGAGACACTAGAAATCAATCAACCTAAAATTAGATATTTTCAGAAAAAATCCGAAAATAATACAGAATGGTTAGATGAATTAATCAACCAAATTGAAGATATGAAAAATAATATATCCAAATCTGCTTAATGACAGAAAAAGAATTGAAGGAATTTGAAAAATTTGTAAAAGAAAATGGATACAATGAAGAGCTAAAAGATATATATTTAAGGGAAGTTATAGGCAGAAATAAAGTATACGAATGAGATCAAATTTTCTACCAAACATTCGACTAGCTACAAACATTCTTGTAGTTATTGATACTTTTGCTATTGCTTTAAAGATTGCTCCAATCGCAGAGGTATATCAGAAAAAAAATCTATGTATTAAATATTTGAAAAATCAAATAGCTAAAGACGAACTTATAAAAAGACTAAAAATAATTAAACAAGCAAATTTATCTAGTATTTGTGATTCTATCCTCAAAAGTTAAGAATGAAGATCAAGTCATTTACACCTTTAATTGCAGTCTTTGGTACTTCATTTCTGATAACCATTACATTGCTTAAAAGTTTCCAAATTTTTATGGGAATATCAATTTGTCTTTTAGCGATGCTCAAGCTTATGGATATTGAAGCTTTTGGAACAAGTTATAAGAAATATGATTTAATATCTTCTAAATTTGATAGCTGGATATATATTTATCCTTTTTGCGAATTATTAATTGGAATAAGTTTTCTTAATTCTTCTCCACCCTCTTTAATTGTTTTTATTGCCCTAATTTTAGGAATTTCTGGAATGATTTCAGTATTTAAGGCTGTTTATTTGGATAAATTAAAATTAAATTGTGCATGTATCGGTGGATATGCAAAAACTCCTTTGGGAATTATTAGTTTTATTGAAAATCTTTTAATGGCAATTATGAGTGTCTTAATTTTGATTAAATAGCGATTTAAGAAATTTTCATTTATGGTTAATTTAAATATTAAATTTAATCGTCGTAATTAGTATGACACTTAATAAAATATTGATTAAAAGGGGATTTTTAAATTATCTAATTTTTTCTGGAATTCTTTTTGCAAATACTATTAACGTTCATAGGATTAGTGCAAAAACTCAAGAAAATAAAGATATCCCAAAAGTTGTTTCTTACAGATCATCATCATGTGGTTGTTGCAAAAAATGGATCAATCATTTAAGAGATAATGGATTAGAAGTTGTTGATAATATAGTTGAAGATATCTCAGTAATAAAAAACCAATATCAAATTCCCAATAATTTGAGGTCATGTCACTCAGCTCAAATAGCTAACTATACTATTGAAGGACATGTCCCGATTGAATCAATCAACAAACTTTTTAGAGAAAAACCAAATATCAATGGGATAGCTGTACGTGGCATGCCACTTGGCTCTCCAGGCATGGAAATGCATTCTCACGAATCTCACTCTCATGATTATGAGAACTACAAAGTGGTTTCATTTAATAAAACTGGCAAAACAAAAATATTTGATGAAATCTCTCCTTAAAACAAATACTTAATTTGAAATAATGCATATTTTTCTTAGAAATTTTAAATTTTTTATTTTTTTATTTTCCTTATCTCTTAATTTCAATAGTTATTTGCATGCACATTTGAGGGGTACATTTCTTTCTGAAGAGGACGCCGAAAATAGATCTTTAGAACTTGGTTGCGAAGGAATACATAAGAACCAAGATAAATGGATGCCATGCAAAAACGAAAAAGAATTACATATTTATTTGAGAAAATAAATGGGGAAATTAAAAACCGATAAAAGAAAAATTCACAGAAAAATAACGGCACTTTCAGCAATCCCTTTATTAATTACTATTTTATCTGGGACTATTTATAGTATCCTGCAGCCATTAGGAGTAGATGCTTTTTGGTTAATCAAATGGCATACAGGCAATTTTGGCATTATTAATTTGCAACCTTTCTACTCGATATTTCTTGGTGTGGCATCAATAATCTCTATAATATCTGGCCTAGGACTATTACAAAAAAGTACTTAGATAGATTCTAAGTAAGGCCAAAAATCTAATTAATTAATACTATTTGCTCCGCCACTTACTAAGAAAATTATCGCTCCTAGCGCCATTGTTGCCACACCCATATAAGGGTATTTCTTAATCCTTGATTTGGTAATAGGAAGCCATGAAATGTATCTATCAGATTTATTTAATTCAACTTTTTTTTGTCTAGGTGGCAATCCTAATTCCTCTCTTCTTTTAGCTTCGCCCATAATCTTAAATTTATTTATATCTCAATATTAAAAATTATGTTCTGCACCTGCGAGTTAATTTTATTTAAAAAATAGGCCTTTTAATAAGGATAAATTATTTAAGTTTATTTAGCCTTCTTTAAATATAGATTCTTTGTATTTGCCTGATCTGATGTAAATAACAAAATTAATATAGTTCCAACTAGAAATGAAAAAATCATTGTTAAACCAACAACTTCAACCATCTCACTAGGCAGATAATTTAGAAACATAATGAATAGATCTCTTATTTTAAACTTAGCAATTGTATTTTTTATGTAAAGTAAGTATTGTTTCTTAAATTTCGAAATGAGCTGATTGAAACTTGATACTCTTTACTTATCTCTATGTTCAGGATAAATCTTTTCTGAGTCGATAAAAATTTTCTTACTTAGCTATACCTATTTTCTTAAGCAATTTCAGGTAAGGCAAGGCCCAATTACCAAAGGTAAAAGAAATTGTTGTATTTTTTGTATTTGGTAATAATGTTTTAGAACGAATAGAGGCTAATTTAGAGAATTTCTTAATAGTCTCTGCTTCTAGATTATCCATATACAATTTTTTTTGAACACCTCGATCTTTCTTCTGTGGCAAATAATTTTCTATAAACCATAAGACCTGATCTAACTTTGATTTATTGGTTGAGTTATTAAATTTGTTATATTTCTTTTTAAACATCTTTATTTACCTTTTTATTCCTAAATTAAATTTGCCATTTATATATTTTTAAATCAATAGTAAAAGCATCAAAATAATTTTCTTTTAATAATCGAGAATTGGCAAAAGAAATATATTTTATTTCTTGATTAAAAAAAGAGGAATTAATCCCTCTTTTTTTAATCAGTTCCAAATAAGAATTTAAATTTTTTAGTCTTTCAATTTCATTCCTTTTTGTGTTTACCTGATTCTTTCTTCAAAGACGGATCTTCTGTATGGAATTACTTCTCCATTTTTATTTGCCAAAAGTTGGACTTTGTGAAGCCTATTGGCTCTTTTGATTTTTTCTCTTATTTGTAAGAGGTTATTCATGGTCTTGTGCAGTTAATGAGAATCCTGTTCCCTATTCCCATGACTTGTGTCCAGAATTATAAACTTGGATGAAGGGAAATGAACAATAACACCTCCTAAAAAATAACGCGAGAGTAATTTTTACTAATTATTTTCTCAAAAATAAAGAATATATAAATTGAAAAAAAATATTTTAATTTTAAGTACATTATTAGGATAAGAAAATAGTCTGAGAACCATCATTTTTATTCTGAATAACTATTTTTTTATTTGGGAATATATCTGATAATATTTTCTTCAAATTTGAATTATCTGAAGAAATTTCATTTTCCATATTTTTTGAATTAATTTTCCAATTTTCATCTACGAATAGTTCTTTATCATCACTTTTGTTTATCTCAACTGATGTCTTATTTATAATCTTAAGCAACAATTCGGAATCATAATCTTTAAATTCTTCATTGCTCTCTTTGAAATTCTCAATCATTATTTAAAAATCTAATGTTTCTAAATCTTGCATGAGAAATTTCAAGAATACAAGGTATTAATTACCTAAAAATTTCTTTTAAAATAAAAAATTTGGATGAAATTAAAATATTTTTCTTTAAAGAATTTAATTTCAAAATAGTTAAAGAATGATATTTAAAAAGATTAATTAACCATTTACACCATTTATTTACTTGTTAATTTGCAAATAAGAGATTCAGGAAAAATGGCAAGAATAATTAACAAAAGAATTAGACTTTTTAGATGGTTAAACTCAGGCATGATACTACCATTTATCTTTATGGCTGCATCCTCATCTATTATTCTTTATGGTGTTTTATTTATCCTAATAAAATAGATTTCTAATTTAAGCAGCTAAGTTTTCCTCTGATTCAGACTTAATCATTGCAGCTTTTTTTAATAAACTAACTACTTCTTTTCTTCCAACCGCATTATCAGCTTGGTGCATTATTTCAGCATATTTTTTATTTATGTTTTTCATAAATAGTTTTAATTTTAATCCAAAATTACAGCACAATAAGATGGTGTCAATCGTAAATAAGTCTCATATATTATTTATTTGATTTTTTTTGCAGAATAAAAATTTCTGATTTATTGTCCTTAAAGTTTTTTTAATTGATGATCCAAAAGATTCATAAATATCAAAATTAAGAACCATCATAATTAAGCAATATTAAAAGATTTGAAAACATAAAATAAACCTCCAATTAAGATCAATATTGCAGCTCCATAAAAAAGAAAAGGAATAATTGGATATTTATATAATGTAGACCTAACTTTTTGTTGTATGTCTTTTTTATCAAGTTGAGGCAACTTTATATCTTCAGTTTTTTCTCTAGGCGGAATACCTAA
Above is a window of Prochlorococcus marinus XMU1406 DNA encoding:
- a CDS encoding DUF411 domain-containing protein; translation: MTLNKILIKRGFLNYLIFSGILFANTINVHRISAKTQENKDIPKVVSYRSSSCGCCKKWINHLRDNGLEVVDNIVEDISVIKNQYQIPNNLRSCHSAQIANYTIEGHVPIESINKLFREKPNINGIAVRGMPLGSPGMEMHSHESHSHDYENYKVVSFNKTGKTKIFDEISP
- a CDS encoding DUF3721 domain-containing protein; the encoded protein is MHIFLRNFKFFIFLFSLSLNFNSYLHAHLRGTFLSEEDAENRSLELGCEGIHKNQDKWMPCKNEKELHIYLRK
- a CDS encoding DUF2839 family protein; translation: MGEAKRREELGLPPRQKKVELNKSDRYISWLPITKSRIKKYPYMGVATMALGAIIFLVSGGANSIN